In one Corallococcus sp. EGB genomic region, the following are encoded:
- a CDS encoding cysteine hydrolase family protein, whose amino-acid sequence MAKPRQAVRKQLRVPHERRHDTALLIIDVINDLEFPGGENVLPWALRMVERLSPFAERMRKGGVPVIYVNDNFDLWRSNFADVYKHCTRKDSRGQRVAHALKPQPDDYFILKPKHSAFFATSLVPLLEHLGTKKLLLAGIATNLCVFFSAHDAHMYEYKITVLSDCCCAESDKDHDLALDQLQRFLGVRVRRADEVHLPPRSRRRATRKAPPEGT is encoded by the coding sequence GTGGCGAAGCCGCGCCAGGCGGTCCGGAAGCAGCTGCGCGTGCCGCATGAGCGGCGGCACGACACGGCGTTGCTCATCATCGACGTCATCAACGACCTGGAGTTCCCCGGCGGGGAGAACGTCCTGCCGTGGGCGCTGCGCATGGTCGAGCGCCTGAGCCCCTTCGCCGAGAGGATGCGCAAGGGCGGCGTCCCGGTCATCTACGTCAACGACAACTTCGACCTGTGGCGCAGCAACTTCGCGGACGTCTACAAGCACTGCACCCGCAAGGACAGCCGGGGCCAGCGGGTCGCCCACGCGCTCAAGCCCCAGCCGGACGACTACTTCATCCTCAAGCCCAAGCACTCGGCCTTCTTCGCCACGTCGCTGGTGCCCCTCCTGGAGCACCTGGGGACGAAGAAGCTGCTGCTCGCGGGCATCGCCACCAACCTGTGCGTCTTCTTCAGCGCCCACGACGCGCACATGTACGAGTACAAGATCACCGTGCTCAGCGACTGCTGCTGCGCGGAGAGCGACAAGGACCACGACCTGGCCCTGGATCAGCTCCAGCGCTTCCTGGGCGTGCGCGTCCGCCGGGCCGACGAGGTGCACCTGCCGCCCCGCTCGCGCCGGCGCGCCACGCGCAAGGCCCCGCCGGAAGGGACGTGA
- a CDS encoding polymer-forming cytoskeletal protein: MRRPFLPMMLLACSLALPALAADPAKKAPAKAPAKAVCVNVKDGSKAVQGTNLVVEPGEKIHDAVAVDGDVIVKKGAVVDNDVVAIRGRVILEPGAKVKGDVVCIGGEVRVPAGARVDGSATALGGKLRLDKKEDVGGEQVNLSLVFNGDDLVKEFVGKALDEDAGKCHILDDDDDDDKDA; encoded by the coding sequence ATGCGCCGTCCCTTCCTGCCCATGATGCTCCTCGCCTGCTCGCTGGCCCTGCCGGCCCTGGCGGCGGACCCCGCGAAGAAGGCGCCGGCCAAGGCTCCCGCCAAGGCCGTCTGCGTCAACGTCAAGGACGGGAGCAAGGCGGTCCAGGGGACGAACCTGGTCGTCGAGCCCGGGGAGAAGATCCACGACGCGGTGGCGGTGGACGGCGACGTCATCGTGAAGAAGGGCGCGGTGGTGGACAACGACGTGGTGGCCATCCGGGGCCGCGTCATCCTGGAGCCCGGCGCCAAGGTGAAGGGCGACGTGGTGTGCATCGGCGGCGAGGTGCGGGTGCCCGCGGGCGCGCGCGTCGACGGGAGCGCGACGGCGCTCGGCGGCAAGCTCCGTCTGGACAAGAAGGAGGACGTGGGCGGCGAACAGGTCAACCTCTCCCTGGTCTTCAACGGCGATGACCTGGTGAAGGAGTTCGTCGGCAAGGCGCTCGACGAGGATGCCGGCAAGTGCCACATCCTCGACGACGATGATGACGACGACAAGGACGCCTGA
- a CDS encoding cation:proton antiporter: MHDAHAFLQALATVLCVAAVTTVLFQRLRQPVVLGYILAGFIIGPHVPIPLVADPGIVQTLSELGVILLMFSLGLEFSLRKLFQVGPTAGLTAVIQCSVMVWLGFITGRAFGWTMLESLFTGCCIAISSTTIIAKAFDEQNIRGALRGIVVGILIVEDLIGILLMAMLTAVSSGTGLSAGDLAFTVGRLAAFLVGLVGIGLFVVPRAMRAITKLQRPETTLVTSVGICFAGALLAQSFGYSVALGAFLAGSLVAESGEGKEIEHLVQPVRDLFGAVFFVSVGMLIDPALIREHWLAIAVLTGVVVVGKILSVSLGAFFTGNGTRTSVQAGLSLSQIGEFSFIIAGLGLSLKATGAFLYPVAVAVSAITTLTTPWLIRASGPIANWVDRKLPAPLQTFASLYGSWVENLRTSPRQKTVGARVRRMALLMLLDAAFITIIVIGTSVLLPQVTEFIDERMGWGKTLTPWIVIGLATALALPFCVGIVRMGRRLGVVLAEGALPAAANGKVDLAAAPRRVLVVALQLASVFMVGVPVLAVTQPFLPGVPGAVLLLVSLGVLGFAFWKSATNLQGHMRAGAQVIVEALAAQSHAKGDEDEPSQDVLHGVRQMLPGIGEPESVALGESSAAVGRTLAELNLRGMTGATVLAIRRGDAGVLVPTAQEVLRAGDILALAGTHEAIDAAKGVLC; this comes from the coding sequence ATGCACGACGCCCACGCCTTCCTCCAAGCCCTCGCCACCGTCCTCTGTGTCGCGGCGGTCACCACGGTCCTCTTCCAGCGCCTGCGCCAACCCGTGGTGCTGGGCTACATCCTCGCGGGCTTCATCATCGGTCCTCACGTCCCCATCCCCCTGGTGGCGGACCCGGGCATCGTGCAGACGCTGTCGGAGCTGGGCGTCATCCTGCTGATGTTCTCCCTGGGGCTGGAGTTCAGCCTGCGCAAGCTCTTCCAGGTGGGGCCCACCGCGGGGCTCACCGCCGTCATCCAGTGCAGCGTGATGGTGTGGCTGGGCTTCATCACCGGCCGCGCCTTCGGCTGGACGATGCTGGAGAGCCTGTTCACCGGCTGCTGCATCGCCATCTCCAGCACCACCATCATCGCCAAGGCGTTCGACGAGCAGAACATCCGGGGCGCGCTCCGGGGCATCGTGGTGGGCATCCTCATCGTGGAGGACCTCATCGGCATCCTGCTGATGGCCATGCTCACGGCGGTGTCCAGCGGCACCGGCCTGTCCGCCGGGGACCTGGCGTTCACCGTGGGCCGGCTGGCCGCGTTCCTGGTGGGCCTGGTCGGCATCGGCCTGTTCGTCGTGCCCCGCGCGATGCGCGCCATCACGAAGCTCCAACGGCCGGAGACGACGCTCGTCACCAGCGTGGGCATCTGCTTCGCGGGCGCGCTGCTGGCGCAGTCGTTCGGCTACTCGGTGGCGCTGGGCGCGTTCCTCGCGGGCTCGCTGGTGGCGGAGTCCGGCGAGGGCAAGGAGATCGAGCACCTGGTGCAGCCGGTGCGCGACCTGTTCGGCGCGGTGTTCTTCGTGTCGGTGGGCATGCTCATCGACCCGGCGCTCATCCGCGAGCACTGGCTGGCCATCGCGGTGCTCACCGGCGTGGTCGTCGTGGGGAAGATCCTCAGCGTGTCGCTGGGCGCGTTCTTCACCGGCAACGGCACGCGCACGTCCGTGCAGGCGGGCCTGAGCCTGTCCCAGATTGGCGAGTTCTCCTTCATCATCGCGGGCCTGGGCCTGTCCCTGAAGGCCACGGGCGCGTTCCTCTACCCGGTGGCGGTGGCCGTGTCCGCCATCACCACGCTGACGACGCCGTGGCTCATCCGCGCCTCCGGCCCCATCGCCAACTGGGTGGACCGCAAGCTGCCGGCGCCGCTACAGACGTTCGCCTCGCTCTACGGCAGCTGGGTGGAGAACCTGCGCACGTCGCCGCGGCAGAAGACGGTGGGCGCGCGCGTGCGGCGCATGGCGCTCCTGATGCTGCTGGACGCGGCGTTCATCACCATCATCGTCATCGGCACGTCGGTGCTGCTGCCCCAGGTGACGGAGTTCATCGACGAGCGCATGGGCTGGGGCAAGACCCTGACGCCGTGGATCGTCATCGGCCTGGCCACGGCGCTGGCCCTGCCCTTCTGCGTGGGCATCGTCCGGATGGGACGGCGGCTGGGCGTGGTGCTGGCCGAGGGCGCGCTGCCGGCTGCCGCCAACGGCAAGGTGGACCTGGCGGCGGCGCCTCGCCGGGTGCTGGTGGTGGCGCTCCAGTTGGCCAGCGTCTTCATGGTGGGCGTGCCGGTGCTGGCGGTCACCCAGCCGTTCCTGCCGGGCGTGCCGGGCGCGGTGCTGCTGCTGGTGTCCCTGGGGGTGCTGGGCTTCGCGTTCTGGAAGAGCGCCACGAACCTGCAGGGGCACATGCGCGCGGGCGCGCAGGTCATCGTGGAGGCGCTCGCCGCCCAGTCCCACGCCAAGGGCGACGAGGACGAGCCGTCCCAGGACGTGCTGCACGGCGTGCGTCAGATGCTCCCCGGCATCGGAGAGCCGGAGTCGGTGGCGCTCGGCGAGTCCAGCGCGGCGGTGGGCCGCACCCTGGCGGAGCTCAACCTGCGCGGCATGACGGGGGCCACGGTGCTGGCCATCCGCCGGGGTGACGCGGGCGTCCTCGTGCCCACCGCCCAGGAGGTGCTGCGCGCGGGCGACATCCTGGCGCTCGCGGGCACCCACGAGGCCATCGACGCGGCGAAAGGCGTGCTCTGCTGA
- a CDS encoding TonB family protein gives MRTILNFDDGLGAAPALPQAVTARVDAARSPAGLFQSTTAPAEAGWGRWSGALLTATAAHVVAVAVGLMMVSNRPPPEVKKPEPELVLMAYAPPPPPLGGGAVKQAAEPVKPVVQKPRPKHRELVVPAKVPEPVKEPPVEQVETPPATEVAAVASQAPAGPGVPEGAVGGVVGGVVGGIVGGKVGGQGTAPPIYTPREVMKLPVLLSGKPEYPRRAREDGITGVVMVMVVIGTDGRVEPGSPRIQRSVPGLDEAALESVAGWRFSPALGHDGAPVRVKVVIPVKFALR, from the coding sequence ATGAGAACCATTCTCAACTTCGACGACGGATTGGGGGCAGCGCCGGCGCTGCCTCAAGCTGTGACCGCCCGTGTGGATGCGGCGCGGAGCCCGGCGGGACTGTTCCAGTCCACGACGGCGCCGGCGGAGGCGGGATGGGGTCGCTGGAGCGGGGCCCTGCTGACGGCGACCGCGGCGCACGTGGTGGCGGTGGCGGTGGGACTGATGATGGTGTCGAACCGTCCGCCGCCGGAGGTCAAGAAGCCGGAGCCGGAGCTGGTGCTGATGGCGTACGCGCCGCCCCCGCCGCCCCTGGGCGGTGGCGCGGTGAAGCAGGCCGCGGAGCCCGTGAAGCCGGTGGTGCAGAAGCCCCGCCCGAAGCACCGGGAGCTGGTGGTGCCCGCGAAGGTGCCGGAGCCGGTGAAGGAGCCGCCGGTGGAGCAGGTGGAGACGCCGCCCGCGACGGAGGTGGCGGCGGTCGCGTCGCAGGCGCCCGCGGGGCCGGGCGTGCCTGAAGGCGCGGTGGGAGGCGTCGTCGGGGGCGTGGTGGGCGGAATCGTGGGCGGCAAGGTCGGTGGGCAGGGCACGGCGCCGCCCATCTACACGCCGCGCGAGGTGATGAAGCTGCCGGTGCTGCTGTCCGGCAAGCCGGAGTATCCGCGCCGCGCCCGGGAGGACGGAATCACCGGCGTGGTGATGGTGATGGTGGTCATCGGCACGGACGGACGGGTGGAGCCGGGCTCGCCGCGCATCCAGCGTTCGGTGCCGGGCCTGGACGAGGCCGCGCTCGAGTCCGTGGCGGGCTGGCGCTTCTCGCCGGCCCTGGGGCACGACGGCGCGCCCGTGCGCGTGAAGGTCGTGATCCCGGTGAAGTTCGCCCTGAGGTAG
- a CDS encoding PepSY domain-containing protein, with translation MNPKLRSVLFWIHLVCGLIVGLVVGVMSFTGAAIAFESQIVDWADRDARHAAPPAQGTPRLTLEEMIAKVKEAKPAVPPSGVTVSSEADSMVTVALGRGAAVYVHPYTGEVREQGAQGWRSFFHTMEELHRWLAASGDNRAVGKGITGVANLAFLFLGVSGLFLWWPRKWNLRAMRPILWFRSGLKGKARDFNWHNVIGFWSLPVLVVLTASGAVISYRWASNLVFTLTGNEPPAAQGPIASAPVVVPTPAPGTQPQPLDAQFNAVMKQSKAWEAISLRLATPPGAGGPGGRPDGAPRGEGAPRGEGGPRGEGRGGPKGPQASTFTVREQERWPLFATNTVSVDPFTAQPLKTETYADFNSGRKVRTWLRFLHTGEALGWLGQLIAALASFGAVFLVYTGYALSWRRFVPRRRPQPEALAAPVVAPPAESNTNAA, from the coding sequence ATGAATCCCAAGCTCCGCTCGGTTCTCTTCTGGATCCACCTGGTGTGCGGCCTCATCGTGGGGCTCGTGGTGGGGGTGATGTCGTTCACGGGCGCGGCGATCGCGTTCGAGTCGCAGATCGTTGACTGGGCGGACCGCGATGCGCGCCACGCGGCGCCTCCCGCGCAGGGGACGCCGCGCCTGACGCTGGAGGAGATGATCGCGAAGGTGAAGGAGGCGAAGCCCGCCGTGCCGCCCTCCGGCGTGACGGTGTCCTCGGAGGCGGACAGCATGGTGACGGTGGCCCTGGGCCGCGGCGCCGCGGTCTACGTCCACCCGTACACCGGCGAGGTGCGTGAGCAGGGCGCGCAGGGGTGGCGTTCGTTCTTCCACACGATGGAGGAGCTGCACCGCTGGCTCGCGGCGTCCGGCGACAACCGCGCCGTGGGCAAGGGCATCACCGGCGTGGCGAACCTGGCCTTCCTGTTCCTGGGCGTCTCCGGCCTGTTCCTGTGGTGGCCGCGCAAGTGGAACCTGCGCGCCATGCGGCCCATCCTGTGGTTCCGCAGCGGGCTCAAGGGCAAGGCGCGCGACTTCAACTGGCACAACGTCATCGGCTTCTGGTCGCTGCCGGTGCTGGTGGTGCTGACGGCGTCTGGCGCGGTCATCTCCTACCGGTGGGCGTCCAACCTGGTCTTCACCCTCACTGGCAACGAGCCGCCCGCGGCGCAGGGGCCCATCGCCTCCGCGCCCGTGGTTGTTCCCACGCCCGCGCCGGGGACGCAGCCCCAGCCGCTGGACGCGCAGTTCAACGCGGTGATGAAGCAGTCCAAGGCCTGGGAGGCCATCTCCCTCCGGCTGGCCACGCCTCCGGGCGCGGGCGGTCCGGGCGGCCGTCCGGACGGTGCGCCGCGAGGTGAGGGGGCTCCGCGCGGTGAGGGAGGGCCTCGTGGCGAAGGACGCGGCGGTCCGAAGGGTCCGCAGGCCAGCACCTTCACCGTCCGCGAGCAGGAGCGCTGGCCGCTCTTCGCCACCAACACGGTGTCGGTGGATCCGTTCACGGCGCAGCCGTTGAAGACGGAGACCTACGCGGACTTCAACAGCGGCCGGAAGGTGCGCACGTGGCTGCGCTTCCTGCACACCGGCGAGGCGCTGGGGTGGCTGGGCCAGCTCATCGCGGCGCTCGCGTCCTTCGGCGCCGTGTTCCTCGTCTACACCGGCTACGCGCTGTCCTGGCGCCGCTTCGTCCCGCGCCGCCGGCCCCAGCCCGAGGCTCTTGCGGCGCCGGTGGTGGCTCCGCCGGCGGAATCGAATACGAACGCCGCCTGA
- a CDS encoding TonB-dependent siderophore receptor, which yields MGLASALVAGGAAAQETPLAGEAPAPVQESRPAEAAPAGQAAPASEPTQQTAPAAAAMAGDDDAYVLPEVAVEDEQQKYNVTQPGVTRLPKAILDTPQTITVVPERVIEEQQATTLRDALRNVSGITVTVGEGGRQGDSFSLRGFSAQTDTLRDGVRDLGWYTRDTFNLEGVEVYFGPSSVVFGRGSTGGAINLVTKKPKKASFQDLRLTLGTAPSGRIEADVNEAINDTVQVRVSATGQLADVAARDVVQENRAGISPSVRFNLSEKASLELDYFYQREHSIPDYGHPYFNGYPVSTSLDVPRSAWYGVEGSDKERVNVHIGTGRFLYLFGGGSQLTNTLRYGGVDRFSRPTSPRGLTPADNPTTIGRERYETSTDNTYLANQTDLRGVFQTGFLKHTANVGLELTREFRDQYRNNLRATGLPTGPNIPADLYDPDPKPDLSAVSTTFANSSKTRQWTVGAYAADQIELSRYFEVLGSLRYDIFRTDYTTVNTQLVSTRLENKDHLFNWRVGAVAHPAQKASIYAMYGTSSNPSAEVGTITSGQERLDPEKNETFELGAKADLVADRLSVSGAVFRTDKKNARVANPDPTGPATILEGAQRVQGFNAGIAGTVLPRWNVFANYTFLDSEIRENPNAFLVGQRLPSTPRNSMSLWTTYAITDALTLGGGAVYQDVTPVNNPANETVVLNKVPNYWRFDAYASYAFKKVDLQLNVYNLTDALYYEAYYSAQATPADGRSALLSARVRF from the coding sequence GTGGGGCTCGCTTCGGCGCTGGTTGCGGGAGGGGCGGCGGCGCAGGAGACGCCGCTGGCGGGCGAGGCCCCGGCGCCGGTGCAGGAGTCCCGGCCGGCGGAGGCCGCGCCCGCGGGCCAGGCGGCTCCCGCTTCCGAGCCCACGCAGCAGACGGCCCCCGCGGCGGCGGCGATGGCGGGCGACGATGACGCCTACGTCCTGCCGGAGGTCGCGGTGGAAGACGAGCAACAGAAATACAACGTCACCCAGCCGGGCGTGACGCGCCTGCCGAAGGCCATACTCGACACCCCGCAGACCATCACCGTGGTGCCGGAGCGGGTCATCGAGGAGCAGCAGGCGACGACGCTGCGCGATGCCCTGCGCAACGTGTCGGGCATCACCGTGACGGTGGGCGAGGGTGGCCGCCAGGGTGACTCCTTCTCGCTGCGCGGCTTCTCCGCCCAGACGGACACGCTGCGCGATGGCGTGCGCGACCTGGGCTGGTACACGCGCGACACGTTCAACCTGGAGGGCGTGGAGGTCTACTTCGGCCCGTCGTCGGTGGTGTTCGGCCGTGGCTCCACGGGCGGCGCCATCAACCTGGTGACGAAGAAGCCCAAGAAGGCGTCCTTCCAGGACCTGCGCCTGACGCTCGGCACCGCGCCATCCGGCCGCATCGAGGCGGACGTCAACGAGGCCATCAACGACACGGTGCAGGTGCGCGTCTCCGCCACCGGCCAGCTGGCGGACGTGGCCGCCCGTGACGTGGTGCAGGAGAACCGCGCGGGCATTTCTCCGTCCGTGCGCTTCAACCTGAGCGAGAAGGCGTCGCTGGAGCTGGACTACTTCTACCAGCGCGAGCACAGCATCCCGGACTACGGCCATCCGTACTTCAACGGGTACCCCGTCTCCACCAGCCTCGACGTGCCGCGCAGCGCCTGGTACGGCGTGGAGGGCTCCGACAAGGAGCGCGTGAACGTCCACATCGGCACGGGCCGGTTCCTGTACCTGTTCGGCGGTGGCTCGCAGCTCACCAACACGCTGCGCTACGGCGGCGTGGATCGCTTCTCCCGCCCCACCTCGCCGCGTGGCCTGACGCCGGCGGACAACCCCACCACCATCGGCCGTGAGCGCTACGAGACGTCCACGGACAATACCTACCTGGCCAACCAGACGGACCTGCGCGGCGTCTTTCAGACGGGCTTCCTCAAGCACACCGCCAACGTGGGCTTGGAGCTGACGCGCGAGTTCCGGGACCAGTACCGCAACAACCTTCGCGCCACGGGCCTGCCCACCGGCCCCAACATCCCCGCGGACCTCTACGATCCGGATCCGAAGCCGGACCTGTCCGCGGTCTCCACCACCTTCGCGAACTCCAGCAAGACGCGGCAGTGGACGGTCGGCGCGTACGCGGCGGATCAGATCGAGCTGTCGCGCTACTTCGAAGTCCTGGGCTCGCTGCGCTACGACATCTTCCGCACCGACTACACGACGGTGAACACCCAGCTGGTGTCCACGCGGCTGGAGAACAAGGACCACCTGTTCAACTGGCGCGTGGGCGCGGTGGCGCACCCGGCCCAGAAGGCCAGCATCTACGCGATGTACGGCACGTCCTCCAACCCCTCCGCGGAGGTGGGCACCATCACCTCTGGCCAGGAGCGGCTGGATCCGGAGAAGAACGAAACCTTCGAACTGGGCGCCAAGGCGGACCTCGTCGCAGATCGCCTGTCGGTCAGTGGCGCGGTGTTCCGCACGGACAAGAAGAACGCCCGCGTGGCGAACCCCGACCCCACGGGCCCGGCCACCATCCTGGAGGGCGCGCAGCGGGTCCAGGGCTTCAACGCGGGCATCGCCGGCACGGTGCTGCCGCGCTGGAACGTGTTCGCCAACTACACGTTCCTCGACTCGGAGATCCGCGAGAACCCCAACGCCTTCCTCGTGGGCCAGCGGCTGCCCAGCACGCCGAGGAACAGCATGTCGCTGTGGACGACCTACGCCATCACCGACGCGCTCACCCTTGGCGGCGGCGCCGTGTACCAGGACGTCACGCCGGTGAACAACCCGGCCAACGAGACGGTGGTGCTCAACAAGGTCCCCAACTACTGGCGCTTCGACGCGTACGCCAGCTACGCGTTCAAGAAGGTGGACCTGCAGCTGAACGTCTACAACCTCACCGACGCCCTCTACTACGAGGCCTATTATTCGGCGCAGGCCACGCCGGCCGATGGGCGCTCGGCCCTGCTCTCCGCGCGCGTGCGGTTCTAG
- a CDS encoding Fe2+-dependent dioxygenase translates to MMVHIPQVLTPEQVAHCRAVFQQAAWEDGRATAGKQSAQVKKNLQLPEGSPAARELGDLVLAGLEKSPLFISAVLPQRVFPPLFNRYEAGMDFGSHVDNAIRPILGTNQRIRTDVSATLFLSDPDSYDGGELVVEDTYGNHSAKLPAGDLIIYPSTSLHHVTPVTRGVRLASFFWVQSMIRDAGKRSLLFDMDTSIMQLTREVPKSPALVMLTGVYHNLLRQWAEP, encoded by the coding sequence ATGATGGTGCACATCCCGCAGGTCCTCACGCCCGAGCAGGTGGCCCACTGCCGCGCCGTCTTCCAGCAGGCGGCGTGGGAGGATGGCCGGGCCACCGCCGGCAAGCAGTCCGCACAGGTGAAGAAGAACCTCCAGCTGCCCGAAGGCAGCCCCGCCGCGCGGGAGCTGGGGGACCTGGTGCTCGCCGGCCTGGAGAAGAGCCCGCTGTTCATCTCCGCCGTGCTGCCCCAGCGCGTCTTCCCGCCGCTGTTCAACCGCTACGAGGCGGGCATGGACTTCGGCTCGCACGTGGACAACGCCATCCGGCCCATCCTGGGGACGAACCAGCGCATCCGCACGGACGTGTCCGCCACGCTCTTCTTGAGCGACCCGGACAGCTACGACGGCGGTGAGCTGGTGGTGGAGGACACCTACGGCAACCACTCGGCGAAGCTGCCCGCGGGGGACCTCATCATCTACCCGTCCACCAGCCTGCACCACGTCACCCCGGTGACGCGCGGCGTGCGGCTGGCGTCGTTCTTCTGGGTGCAGAGCATGATCCGCGACGCGGGGAAGCGCTCGCTGCTCTTCGACATGGACACGTCCATCATGCAGCTGACGCGGGAGGTGCCCAAGAGCCCCGCGCTGGTGATGCTCACGGGCGTGTACCACAACCTCCTGCGCCAGTGGGCGGAGCCCTAG
- a CDS encoding universal stress protein, whose translation MAGPSRILVPVDLKDGSRSVVNYALQLARPFGATVDVLHAWEPPQYVAPDLLVASPGWDANSLEAMARDSAGKEMEALLRSVDGTAPVALSHRVVIGEAGNVVLEEAERGKYDLIVMGTHQRKGLTRMLLGSVAQKVVGRAACPVLTLHVSPE comes from the coding sequence ATGGCTGGCCCTTCACGCATCCTCGTGCCGGTGGACCTGAAGGACGGGTCCCGGTCCGTCGTGAACTACGCGCTCCAACTCGCCCGTCCCTTCGGCGCGACGGTGGACGTGCTGCACGCCTGGGAGCCGCCGCAGTACGTGGCGCCGGACCTGCTGGTGGCTTCGCCCGGCTGGGACGCCAACTCGCTGGAGGCGATGGCGCGCGACAGCGCGGGCAAGGAGATGGAAGCGCTCTTGCGCTCCGTGGACGGCACCGCGCCCGTGGCGCTCTCCCACCGCGTGGTGATTGGCGAGGCGGGCAACGTGGTGCTGGAGGAGGCCGAGCGCGGGAAGTACGACCTCATCGTGATGGGCACGCACCAGCGCAAGGGGCTCACCCGCATGCTGCTGGGCAGCGTGGCGCAGAAGGTGGTGGGCCGCGCGGCGTGCCCGGTGCTCACCCTGCACGTCAGCCCGGAGTGA
- a CDS encoding SDR family oxidoreductase gives MRPPIDNGTVLIIGAAGGIGRELARLLSPRVRTLVLVARDVDDLGSLREELLARNPTLGVMVRACHLDDPSAVDALFEHLESHFVRVDVLINNADHAFSGLYAEERWTRIEELVRANVLAPAMITHRLLRPMLERGRGGILTVGSGAARLFLPGATTFAATQRFLDGFSESLRLELKDAGIPVTFVAAGPLAVGPHLEGEVTPFFELSLRQCAREALEGFERGDALVYPGLGHRWAMRLLRLLPRTFKRGLGRLALGGFKRRLLLNPSGPGTDPAHRPVLLAGGEPSSAT, from the coding sequence ATGCGCCCTCCCATCGACAACGGTACCGTGCTCATCATCGGCGCTGCTGGCGGCATCGGCCGCGAGCTTGCCCGGCTGCTCTCCCCGCGGGTCAGGACCCTGGTGCTCGTCGCGCGCGACGTGGACGACCTGGGGAGCCTGAGGGAGGAGCTGCTCGCCCGAAACCCCACCCTGGGCGTGATGGTCCGCGCCTGCCACCTGGATGATCCGAGCGCCGTGGACGCGCTCTTCGAGCACCTGGAGAGTCACTTCGTCCGCGTGGACGTGCTCATCAACAACGCGGACCACGCCTTCAGCGGGCTGTACGCGGAGGAGCGCTGGACGCGAATCGAGGAGCTGGTGCGGGCCAACGTGCTGGCCCCGGCCATGATCACGCACCGCCTGCTGCGCCCCATGCTGGAGCGCGGGCGGGGAGGCATCCTCACCGTGGGCTCGGGCGCGGCGCGCCTGTTCCTCCCGGGCGCGACGACGTTCGCCGCCACGCAGCGCTTCCTGGATGGCTTCAGTGAATCCCTGCGCCTGGAGCTGAAGGACGCGGGCATCCCCGTCACCTTCGTGGCGGCGGGCCCGCTCGCCGTGGGGCCGCACCTGGAGGGGGAGGTGACGCCCTTCTTCGAGCTGTCCCTGCGTCAGTGCGCCCGCGAGGCCCTGGAGGGCTTCGAGCGGGGCGATGCGCTGGTGTACCCCGGCCTGGGGCACCGCTGGGCGATGCGGCTGCTGCGCTTGCTGCCGCGCACGTTCAAGCGGGGCCTGGGACGGCTGGCGCTGGGGGGCTTCAAGCGGAGGCTGCTCCTGAACCCGTCCGGGCCTGGAACGGACCCAGCCCACCGGCCGGTGCTGCTGGCCGGTGGGGAGCCTTCGTCCGCGACGTGA
- a CDS encoding serine protease — MAAKKLVGAMLVMGLTACGSVEPMDVPDAEPKGPLASQESNVIVGTLNWVSATSLTGTQRTKSLAVGYLSIPAVGSRCTAWLVSNDVVITNNHCVGSSADAVGARVSFNYEDGVASGSRVWYPCDTFIKTWSGDDMTALRCAAVNGQLPGQVYGFLTVSSTNAATNATVYVVNQNCDYYTDSTCTPTKKSSPGKVLNGSYSTTDISYDADTLGGSSGSPVISTSTNQVVALHHIGIGGNSQGRGTANTGVKATRVKARLAEIGL; from the coding sequence ATGGCCGCGAAGAAGCTCGTGGGTGCGATGCTGGTGATGGGCCTGACGGCGTGTGGTTCCGTGGAGCCCATGGACGTGCCGGACGCGGAGCCGAAGGGGCCGCTGGCGTCGCAGGAGTCCAACGTCATCGTGGGTACGCTGAACTGGGTGAGCGCCACGTCCCTCACGGGCACGCAGCGCACGAAGTCCCTGGCGGTGGGCTACCTCTCCATCCCCGCGGTGGGCAGCCGCTGCACGGCGTGGCTGGTGTCCAACGACGTGGTCATCACCAACAACCACTGCGTGGGCAGCAGCGCGGACGCGGTGGGCGCGCGCGTGTCGTTCAACTACGAGGACGGCGTCGCGTCCGGTTCGCGCGTCTGGTACCCGTGCGACACGTTCATCAAGACGTGGAGCGGTGACGACATGACGGCGCTGCGCTGCGCGGCCGTCAACGGCCAGCTGCCCGGCCAGGTGTACGGCTTCCTGACCGTCTCCAGCACCAACGCGGCGACGAACGCCACCGTGTACGTCGTGAACCAGAACTGCGACTACTACACGGACAGCACCTGCACGCCGACGAAGAAGTCCTCGCCGGGCAAGGTGCTCAACGGCAGCTACAGCACCACGGACATCTCCTACGACGCGGACACGCTGGGCGGCTCGTCCGGCTCGCCCGTCATCTCCACGTCCACGAACCAGGTGGTGGCGCTGCACCACATTGGCATCGGCGGCAACTCGCAGGGCCGTGGCACGGCCAACACCGGCGTGAAGGCCACGCGCGTGAAGGCGCGGCTCGCCGAAATCGGCCTGTAG